The Microvirga thermotolerans sequence GGTGCGGATGTCCTCCTTCTTGACCCCGAGGGCGGAAAGCCGGGCCAGCACCTCTTCGGAGGAGGCGCGGTTCGCCTCCACCACCTTGCCGACCGTGTCTCCTTGCGTCTCGACAGCCACGAAGAGGCGGGCGAAGTCGGGCTTCAGCTGCGCCTCTCCGGAGCCCATGACGCTCACCGTCGCCGTCGGCGGGCTCGGGTCCTCGGCGAGGGCGGGACTTGCGAGAAGGGCCGCGCAGGCGGCGAGAACGGCAAGACGCATGACGTTACTTCCTCTTCCTGAAAAGAATGCCCCGCCTTGAGGGCGGGGCATCAAAGCTTGCGCGGCAGGATGGCGCGGCCATCCTGAGCGGCGGATTAACGCCCGGTCTTCACGCGGGTCCAGAGCCGGGTGACGGTGCGCTGCGAGCGCTCGTCGTAGGCCGTGTTGGTGAACAGGCGCTTGAAGGTGGCGTCGTCCGGATAGATGCCGGGATCGTTGAGGATCTCGGGCTTCACGAACTTCTTGGCGGCGAGGTTGCCCGAGGCGTAGGACACGAAGTTCGTGTTCATGGCCGCGATCTCGGGCTTGAGCATGAAGTCGATGAATGCGTGCGCCTCGGCCACGTTCTTGGCATCCGCCGGAATGGCGAAGTTGTCGAACCACATCAGCGCGCCCTCGCGCGGGATGACGTAGGCGATCTCGACGCCGTTCTTGGCCTCCTCGGCCCGCTTCTTGGCCTGGATGATGTCGCCGGAATAGCCCACCGCCACGCAGATGTCGCCGTTGGCGAGCGCGTTGATGTATTCCGAGGAGTGGAACTTCTGCACGTTGCCGCGGATGCGGAACAGGGCGTCGCCCGCCTTGGTCAGGTCCTCGTTGCGCTTGGAATCCGGGTTGAGGCCGAGATAGGCGAGGATGCCGGGGAAGAGGTCCTCCGGGCTGTCGAGCATGTAGATGCCGCAGGCCTTCAGCTTGGAGGCGATCTCCGGCTTCATCACCAGGTCCCAGGTGTTGAGGGGCGCCTCGCTGCCCAGGATCTCGCGCACCTTCTTGACGTTCACGCCGATGCCGGTGGTGCCCCACATGTAGTTGACGGCGTACTGGTTGCCGGGGTCGAACACCGCAAGGCGCTGAGTGATGTCGGGCCACTGGTTGGCGAGGTTCGGCAGCTTCGACTTGTCGAGCTTCTGGAAGATCTTGGCGCCGATCAGCCGCTGCAGGAACGGGCCGGAGGGCACGACGATGTCGTAGCCCGACTTGCCCGCCAGCAGCTTCGTCTCGACGATCTCGTTGTTGTCGTAGGTGTCGTAGACGACCTTGATGCCGGTCGCCTTGGTGAACTCGTCCAGCGCCTTCGGGTCGATGTAGTCGGACCAGTTGTAGACGTTGACGACGCGCTCCTGAGCGGCGGCGGCCGTCGCAAGGCCGAAAGCCACGGCCAGCGAAACGAGAATGCG is a genomic window containing:
- a CDS encoding polyamine ABC transporter substrate-binding protein encodes the protein MIRILVSLAVAFGLATAAAAQERVVNVYNWSDYIDPKALDEFTKATGIKVVYDTYDNNEIVETKLLAGKSGYDIVVPSGPFLQRLIGAKIFQKLDKSKLPNLANQWPDITQRLAVFDPGNQYAVNYMWGTTGIGVNVKKVREILGSEAPLNTWDLVMKPEIASKLKACGIYMLDSPEDLFPGILAYLGLNPDSKRNEDLTKAGDALFRIRGNVQKFHSSEYINALANGDICVAVGYSGDIIQAKKRAEEAKNGVEIAYVIPREGALMWFDNFAIPADAKNVAEAHAFIDFMLKPEIAAMNTNFVSYASGNLAAKKFVKPEILNDPGIYPDDATFKRLFTNTAYDERSQRTVTRLWTRVKTGR